TGCATGGCGATGACCGTCCCACTGTCGAGCAGCACGGCCACCGACATCGCCAGCGCGACGACCAACGCGATCTGCCAGGTTCCGGAACCGATCACCGAGATCAGCAGGTCGCCGACGAGGATGCCGACGCTGACCCCGACGACCAGTTCGGCCGACCGGCGCAGCCGCTCGCCCAGCGACACGCCCAGGCTGATCACCGCCGCGATGGGGGCGAAGAACGGCCGTTCGTGTCCGATGACGTGGAAGGCGATGAACCAGGCGATCCCCGCCGCGATGGAGCACTGCAACACGGGGATCAGGTTGCGCAGCAGTCTGCGCAACCGCCGTGTCGCCTCCACACTCACCCGGTCCACGGGTCGATTGTCCGCCCCCTGGCAAGATCCGCAGGACGACTAGCCGCCGGAACGCGGGTGACGCGCGCTGCGTCGGGCCCCCGCTCGTCTGACGAGGACGGCCGCGCAGGCCGTCAGTGCAACCGCTCCCCCTGCGGCGATCAGCACCGACGAGGTCGGAGTCGGGGGGCGGGGCGGCGGAACGGCGTCCCCGGCCCGGCGCCGGAGTTCGAGCACCAGGCTCTCCTCGCCCATCCGCATCGCCCAGTCGTGGTTGGCCTCGAAGACCGGCTTCAGCCAGCTCGGGCTGCTCCGTAACAGGGGCTTGTCCGCACGGATCTTCCAGGTGAAGTCCACCTGGGTCTTCTCGTCGCCGAGCTCGACCAGCCGCCACACGCCTCGGCCGACGAAGTCGCCGGTGGCGGTGAAGGAGCAGCCGTGCTCGGCGACCGACTCGACGTGGAGCTGCCACCGCAGGGTGTAGGGCAGCCTGCCGGTGGTGAACAGCTCATAGGACGAGCCGACCCCGCCGTCCTCGGCGCGCCGCAGCGTCTGGACGTCCAGATAGACCGACGGCCACCATCGAGACAGGTCGGCCGGGTCGAAGAGGGTGTCCGCCACCTCCCCGACCGGCGCCGGGATCAGCCAGCGGGTGTGGAAGTCATAGGAGCTGTCCGCCATCGACTCAGGCCAGTCCGACGGCGGCGGGCGCCTTCGGGTCGGAGTCCGCGAGGAACGTCAGGCAGCGCTGGTGCTCGTCGTCCTCGCCGATCGCGCCCGCGGCCCTGGCCAGTGCGGCGAGGCACCGGAGGAAGCCCTGATTGGGTCGGTGCTCCCACGGCACCGGTCCGTGTCCCTTCCAGCCTGCTCGGCGCAGCGCGTCGAGGCCCCGGTGGTAGCCGGTGCGCGCGTATGCGTAAGCGGCCACCGACTCGTCGGCGGCCAGTGCCGCCTCGGCCAGCGCGGCCCAGGCCTCGCTGAAGGTCGGGTGCTGCGCGGCCACCGTCGCGGGGTCGGTGCCTGCGTCCAACTCCTGCTGCGGCCCCGGCAGGTCGGGCAGCAGGGTGGGCTCCGGGCCGAGCAGGTTCGCGTGGGTCATGACCTCATTCTGCCAACGGTCGCCTCGGCGTCCCTCGGTCGCCTCCGTCACCGGCTCGACGCCGGGCGGACGCCGCACAACGTCCCGCTCGACACCACCGAGGATCAGCGGCGTTCCCGCCTCGGTCGGCAGGTCCCCGACCGAACACGCGAGCGGGGGCGCCTCGGCCTGTTTCGCCGAGACGCCCCCGTCAAAAGCCTTGCGTCGATGCGGTGCGGGTCAGCCCGCGAGCATGCGGCCTGCGGACCGCAGGTTCTCGCACGCGTGCGCCACCCGAGCCGCCATGCCCTGCTCGGCGGCCTTGAGGTAGCTGCGCGGGTCGTAGACCTTCTTGTTCCCGACCTCGCCGTCGATCTTCAGCACGCCGTCGTAGTTGGCGAACATGTGGCTGACGATCGGACGGGTGAAGGCGTACTGCGTGTCGGTGTCGATGTTCATCTTCACCACGCCGTAGCTCAGCGACTCGTGGATCTCCGAGAGCAGCGAGCCGGAGCCGCCGTGGAAGACCAGGTCGAACGGCTTCGAGCCCGCGGGCAGGCCGAGCTTCTCGGAGACGACGTCCTGGCCCTGCTTGAGGATCTCCGGACGCAGCTTCACGTTGCCCGGCTTGTAGACGCCGTGCACGTTGCCGAAGGTCGCCGCGAGCAGGTAGCGGCCTCGGTCGCCGCTGCCCAGTGCGTCGAGCGTCTTGAGGTAGTCCTCCGGCGAGGTGTACAGCTTGTCGTTGATCTCGTTGTCGACGCCGTCCTCTTCGCCGCCGACGACGCCGACCTCGATCTCCAGGACGATCTTGGCCTTCGCCGAGAGGGCGAGCAGGTCGGCGGCGATCTCCAGGTTCTCGTCGACCGGCACCGCGGAGCCGTCCCACATGTGCGACTGGAACAGCGGGTTCTCGCCCCGGTCGACGCGCTCCTGGCTGATCGCCAGCAGCGGCCGGACGAAGCCGTCCAGCTTGTCCTTGGGGCAGTGGTCGGTGTGCAACGCGATGTTCACCGGATACTTCGCGGCGACGACGTGAGCGAACTCGGCCAGGGCCGTGGCACCGGTGACCATGTCCTTGACCTTGGTGCCGGAGGCGAACTCCGCGCCGCCGGTCGACACCTGGATGATGCCGTCGCTCTCGGCTTCCGCGAGTCCGCGCAATGCCGCGTTGAGGGTCTCGGACGAGGTGACGTTGATGGCCGGGTAGGCGAACTCGTTCGCCTTGGCCCGGTCAAGCATCTCCGCGTAGACCTCGGGGGTTGCGATGGGCATCGGTCTTCCTCCTGTGGTGCCCGGCGCAGCGTGTCCGCGCTGATGGCTGTCGTTCGGCTACCCGGTGAGCATCCTACGATCAGACCCGCTCGCGGTCTCCTGCCGGCTGAGGATCATCCGCCCCCGTCGCGACCAGCAACTCCTCCCGAGTGGATCGATCCAGCGCGATCCGCTCGATCTCCTGGCCCTCCGCAGCAGGCACGCCCGACCCCGCTCCGGCCGCCGCACCTGCGGTGACGGCGCCGACGAGGCTCGGCTCGGGCTTCACCGCGTCGGACGCGGCGAGGAACTCGGGACCCGGCTCCGGCGCCCGCGCGGCCGTCACGAAGGCGGCGGGCACCCGACGCGCCTGGGTCAGGTAGATCAGCCTGCCGATCCAGAGCACCAGCATCGCGACCTGGGTACCGAGCATGGTGCGCTCGACGAAGCCTCGGACGAGGAAGTCGGCGAAGAGCTGTGCGCCCCACAGCCGGGGCGTGACGATCGGCATCGAGGCGAGCAGGAAGACGATGAACTGGACGAAGGTCAGACCCCCGAGCACTCGGGTCCAGCCCGCGACCGGCCGCCAGATCGCATGGTCGCGGAAGCGCTCCGACATGATCAGCCCGGCGACGGCCAGGCTCAGGAACGCGATGCAGGCGGAGAGCCGATGCGTCCAGCCGGAGAAGGTGAGTGCCGCGTCGGGCAGGTCGGCCGGGAAGAACGCGCAGAGGACGAGGCCGACGCCCCAGAGGCCGACCAGCACCGGCAGCAGCCTGCCGTCGAGCGCGCCGCTGCCGCGCAGCAGCGGCAGCAGCACGAGCGAGCCGAGGCCCAGCGTGACCATGCTGATCGGGATCAGCGACGCGCCGCCCTCGACGTAGACGAGTTCGCTGAGCGTCTGACTGACGGCGTCGAAACCGTCGCCGAAGCCGACGTGCATCGCGGTGAAGGCGATGGCGGAGAGCAGGATTCCCAGTAAGGAGAGCCCGGCCACCGCTCGCACGGCAGGAGCCGGCCAATGATCAGTGTCGGCCACAGTCGCGTCACGCATGCCGACGATTGTTGACGCTGTGACCATCGGTCGGCTCAGGGATTGTCCTGATTCGAGCCCTGACTCGCCGCTCCCTCGGCGCGTCGACAACGACACGCCGTCAGGTAGCCGTTAACCACGCCCCGATCAGCGGGGTCCACTCCCTGATGATCACCTCGGCGACCACTTCGGCGGGCCAGTAGGGGTCCTCGTGCAGCAGTCGCTGCAGCTCGTTCTCGTCTGCCACGTCGTACACGAGCAGCGCGCCGGTGTCGTCCGCCCAGGGGCCCGCTACGAGCAGCGAACCCTTCTCCGCGAGCGTGGTGAGGTAGTCCCGATGCGCCGGGCGGACGCCGAGCCGCCGCTCGGTGTCCGAGGTGAAGACGAGCTGGACTGCGAATCTGGCCATGCCGTTGTCTCTCCCGCGATGTCGACAGCGTGTCCTGACGGGAGTCGACGCTACCGCCGCTCGGCAGGCCCGCCGTCGCTGCGTCGGCGGTGCGAGGCCGCGCGGGCAGGCCGGAACCGAGGGCCTCCGCAGCCGACGCAGACCGAGGATCTCGGGGCGTGCCGAGCCTGCCGCCGGAAACGGTCCGAGAATGGCGAGCCGCCAGAGACGACGGCACCCGGCGGGGCAGCCTGACGCGGGTGCGCGACCAGCGGAGAAAATGTCGATCAATCGCTGCCGGAGACCCGACGGCAGCCGAGAAGCAGTAATTCGATCAACCGGATCGAGCCGCCGGAGACCACTTGGAACGCGGCAGTCGATTCGGCATCGAATTGATCAGAAGAAAATGATCAGAAGGCCGACCTGCCGGCATAAAAAAATGATCTCGATGAACCGAGGAGCTGATTCATCGAGATCATTTTCAGCGCGCCATGAGATCGATCAGAAGTCGATCGAGGCGAACGCGAAGTCGCCACCCTCGAACTCGAAGCCGGTCTTGAAGTCGACCTTGACCTCGAGGTCGCTGTAGACCTTGTAGGTGTTCCACTCGCCGACGTCGAGGCGGAACTCCTGTCCCTTGCCCTTGTCGTCGTGGCCCTTGTCGTACTCGCCCGCCATGGCGGGGGTCGCGGCAAGAACGGGGGCCACCACGATGGCGCCTGCAATGAGCGTCTTGGCGAGCATCTTACGAATCTGCACGGTCTGACCTCCGTATTGATTTTCTCCGACCGGCTGGTCCCGAATCCCAACCGAGCACAATGTTGACCCCGCGCCGGTACCGCCGCCACACCACCCATGCCAGTTAGCTCCACGAGGTGAATCTGACTCGGAGTTGCGCGAATTCACCGAAATGGCAGGATGAGCCGACTCGAATAAATGATCTCGACCGCCGATCGGCAAACTCCAGGTCATCAGCGGCCAGACTCCGTCGCGGCAGCCGCCTGCGACGCGACGGCCGGGACCTCGACGCGGTGCTACCGCGCAGTAGTGACCCGAAAGAGACCCTTTCGGCGTGCCGAACCCGCCGTCGTGCGGCCCCGAAAGGGCCGAGATCCTGTTGACAGCATCCACACCATGTGTCCATTCGGTCACGGGGAGCTGACGAAGGTGTGACGAAGTCCGGCAGTCCTGGGCACGAGCTCGCACTGCCTACGACGGGGAGCGGCCTCCTGGGTACCTTGCTCGAGTGGCGGCGGACAGATTCCACCCAGGCGTCGGCGATGGCAGGAACAACCCGGTCGAACGGACGTTCGGCCATCTCAGAACGCTCGACTCGCCCTTGCCACGCTCCGGGGAACAGCAGCCGCTGACGCTCGAAGATCTCTACCGACAGCACCGGATGCGCATGGTGCGCCTGGCGATCCTGCTGGTCGACGACATCTCCACTGCGGAGGACGTGGTCCAGGAGGCCTTCACCGGCCTGCATCGCAACTGGTCCGGGCTGCGAGACGCCACCGCGGCAGTGGGCTACCTGCGCACCGCCGTGGTCAACGGCAGCCGCTCGGTGCTGCGCAGGCGTAAGACCGCCCGGGAGTACACACCGCCCCACAACCCGAACGCCCGCTCCGCCGAGTCGCTGGCCATGCTGACCGCCGAACATCAGACCGTGGTGCGCGCACTCGCCCAGCTTCCGCCGAGACAGCGCGAGGTACTGGTGCTGCGCTACTACGGAGACCTCTCCGAGGCCGAGATCGCCGAGGCGACCGGCATCTCCCGAGGCACCGTGAAGTCCACCGCGTCCCGCGCGCTGGACGCCCTCCAGGCGATCATCCGTTCCGGGCGCTGAGCCCGGCGGCACGGGGTCCCCATCGGTCGGGGCCCGGCCGTCGACCTGAGCAGACCTCGTCGGCGGCCGAGCGGGGCGATCCGGACATCGCGCCTGCTCACAGGGCAGATCACCCGGTCCGCCGACGGCGGGGAATCGTGAGGACGGCGCGCGGACACCGGGTCTGATCCGGCTCACCCGCCGTTCCCTGCGGTGTGCTCGACCGCCGAATCCGACGGGAGGCGACATCCTGCCGATTCGGTGACGAACCCAGATCTTTCGTGGGTTGTATAGACCAATGTGGGGTACGTGCCGCAGGATCCTCCTCGTGGGCATCACCCGTGAGGACACCCGTCAGGTGGTCGCCGTCGACGTCGGCGGCACCGACATCAAGGCCGCGCTCGTCTCCGTCGGCCCCGAGAGCGCCGTCGCGCTCCTCCGTCGACGACGACGCACGCCACGCGCCGCGATCGACGAGAACGCCCCGGACGACGCCAGGGCCGCCGCCGGGGCTCGGACGGCCGAACTCGTCATCGAGGCGGTGAGCGAGCTGATCGACGAGCTGCGTGCCGAGGCCGACGGCCCGGTCCACGCGGCGGGCGTCGCGGTGCCCGGCATCGTCGACGAGGATCGCGGCGTCGCGGTCTACTCGGCGAATCTCGGCTGGCAAGACGCGCCGCTGCGCGAGCTGCTGCGGGCCAGGACCGATCTCCCGGTCGCCTTCGGTCACGACATTCGCGCGAGCGGCCTGGCCGAGGTCCGGCTCGGCGCGGCCCGAGGCTGTCGCGACGCGGTGGTCCTGCCGATCGGCACCGGCATCGCGGCGGCGCTGCTCGTCGACGGCAGGATGCTGCGCGGCGGCGGCTTCGCCGGGGAGATCGGCCACGTCGACATCGGCCACCACGAACGCTGCACCTGCGGAGCCGTCGGCTGCGTCGAAGCGGTGGCGTCCTCCGCCGCCCTGACCCGCCGCTACGCCGAGCGGGTCGGACGGCCGGTGTCCGGCGCCGCCGAGGTGGCCGTCCAGGTCGAGGCGGGCGATCCCGCGGCCGTCGAAGTGTGGAACGACGCGCTGGACGGGCTGGCCAGGGGGATTCTGCTGCTCGTCACGCTGCTCGCCCCGGAGGTGATCGTGCTGGGCGGCGGCCTCGCGTTGTCGGGCGACCTGCTCGTCGCCCCGCTGCGCGAGAGACTCACCGCGTTGATCTCGTTCCAGCGCGTCCCCGTGCTTCGCACCGCCGAGCTCGGGGACGAGGCGGGATGCCTCGGCGCGGCACTGTTGGCAGCAGGCATTCAGGAGGACCGATGACTCAGGCTCACACCACCGCCCCCCGCACCGAGGTCGACCTGGTGCTGTCCGGCGGTCGCGTCGTCACCGCCGAGGGAGTGCTCGACGACGGCTGGGTGGCCATCGCGGCCGGGCGACTGGTCGAGGTCGGGCAGGGTGTCGCGCCCTCGGCGGCGCGCACCGAGGCCGTGGACGGCGCCTGGGTGGTGCCGGGTTTCGTCGACATCCACTGCCACGGCGGCGGAGGCGAGTCCTTCAGCGGCGGCTCTGCGGAGCGGGTCGAGACGGCGATCCGCACGCACCGCGCCAGGGGCACCACCACGATGCTCGGCAGCCTCGTCTCGGCCTCGGTGCCCGAGCTGGCCCGACAGGTCGGCAGTCTCGCCGAGCTGGTCGAGGACGACCTGCTCGCGGGCATCCATCTGGAAGGCCCCTTCCTGTCCGCCGCCCGCTGCGGAGCGCACGCGCCGGAGCTGCTGCTGCCGCCCGACCGCGACGCGGTGGCCCGGCTGCTGACGGCCGGGCGTGGGTCGGTGCGCATGGTGACGCTGGCGCCCGAACTGGACGGCGCCGTCCGAGCGGTCGGCCAGCTCGTCGACGGCGGTGCGATCGCGGCGCTCGGACACACCGATGCGGTCGAGGAGCAGGTGCTGCCCGCCGTCGCCGCAGGCGCCACCGTCGCCACTCACCTGTTCAACGCGATGCGCCCGCTGCACCATCGCGAGCCGGGGCCGATCGGAGCGCTGCTCGACGACGAGCGGGTCACCGTGGAGCTGATCTGCGATCTGGTGCACCTGCATCCCACCACCGTGCGGCTGGCCGCCCGGCACGCAGGGCCTGCACGGACGGTGCTGGTCACCGATGCGATCTCCGCCACGGGAATGGGCGACGGCCAGTACGAGCTGGGCGGCCTGCGAGTGACCGTCACCGACGGGGTGCCGCTGCTGGACGGCGGCACGCTGGCGGGGAGCAGCCTCACCATGGACGTCGCGTTTCGCAACCTGGTGGAGGTCTGCGGCCTGACCGTCGAGGAGGCGGTCGCCGCGGCCTCGGCGCGGCCCGCCGCCGTGCTCGGCATGGACAAGGAGATCGGGCAGATCGCCCCCGGTCACCGGGCGGACCTGGTGGTCCTTGACGAGCAGCTGCACGTTCGGAACGTGCTGCGTCGCGGTGAGGTGGTCGAACGCTGAGTCGCGTCGGCGTCCGGCACCGGTCGGGCGCCGGCCCGGGTCGAGACACCGCCGGATCGCCGGACGGCGAGCGTCGGCCGGCGGTCCCGGCCGTCGTCGGGGTCGGTTACGGTGCCATGGTGAGCACCGCCCGCGATCCGGAACAGCTGCTGTCCCAGGCGCTGCGTGCGCAGGCGGTCAGCGGCGGTTCCGGCACGCATCCGGCCGAGGCCGCCCCGCCGCGCCGACGCAGGCACGAGCCGAGGCCGCTCCGGTGGACCGGCTGGCTGCTGATCCTGCTGGTGGGGCTGCTGGCAGGCACGTTGGCGGGACTGGTGTCGCTGCTCTAGCGACTGCGCGACCTCAAGGACACTGTGCCGCACCGGACTCCGGGTGCGCTGGAACTCCGGTGCGCAGGCGTCACCCGATCGCCGCCGATCAGTCCATCGAGAACATCGAGCCAGGGTTGAAGAGGTTCTCCGGATCGAGGGCCCGCTTCACCGCGCGATGGGCACGGAGGCCGACGGGGCCGATCTCCGTCGCCAGCCAGTCCTGCTTGATCTTGCCGACGCCGTGCTCGCCGGTGATCGTGCCGCCGAGTGACAGGCCCAGCGCCAGGATCTCGTCGAACGCCTGACGGGCCGCCGCCTCCTGGGCCGCCGAGTCGGGGTCGTAGACGATCGTGGGATGCATGTTGCCGTCGCCCGCATGGCCGACCACGGCGATCGTCAGCCCGATCCGATCGGCGATGGCCGCGCAGCCGCTGATCAGCTCGCCGATCCGGGTGCGCGGGACGCAGACGTCGTCGGTCAGGCCTCGGCCGAGCAGCTCCAGCGCGGGCAGCACCGCTCGGCGGGCCGCCAGCAGCAGGCGTCCCTCGGCCAGGTCGGCGGTGCTGTAGGTGAACTCGGCTCCGCTGTCAGTGCAGACCCGTTCGAGCGCCTCGATCTCGGCGCGTCCGGCGTCGCCGCCGACATCCGACTGGGCCAGCAGGAGTGCGGCGCTGCCGGCTCCCGCGCCGAGTTCGGTGTTCAAGTGCCGTTCCACCGCGTCGATCGACACGGCGTCCATGATCTCCAACAACGAGGGCACCATGCCCTCCCGGACGATGCGGCTGACCGCCGAGGCGGCCGTCTCGGTGGCGGCGAAGGTCGCGACCAGCGTCGCGGGTGCCTGGGGCAGCGGACGCAGCGCGAGGGTGGCCTTGGTGATCACGCCGAGCGTGCCCTCGCTGCCGACGAACAGCTTGGTGAGGTCGTAGCCCGCGACGCCCTTCATGGTGCGTCGGCCGGTGCGCAGCAGCTCGCCGTCGGCGAGCACCACCTCCAGGCCCAGCACGGAGTCGGTGGTGACGCCGTACTTGACGCAGCACAGCCCGCCCGCGTTGGTGGCCAGGTTGCCGCCGATGGTGCACCAGTCGTAGCTGGAGGGGTCGGGAGGATAGAAGAGTCCGTGCTTCTCGACGGCACCGCGCAGTTGGAGATTGATCACGCCCGGTTCCACCACCGCCACGCGATTGTCCGCGTCGATCTCCACGATCGACCGCATCCGTGCGGTGGACAGCACGAGACAGCCGTCGATCGCGTTGGCGGCGCCCGACAGCCCGCTGCCCGCGCCACGCGGCACGATGGACACCCCGGCGGCGGCAGCGGCTCGCACGATGCGCTGCACGTCGGAGGTGGTGGCGGGCAGCACCACGGCCAACGGGTGCCCGGCCGAGGCGAGCGGCATCATGTCCCGTCGATAACCCTCGACGACGTCGGGATCGGTCAGGACGGCGTCGCGCCCGAGCACGGCACGCAACTCCGCCAGTAACGCCGCGTGTCCGGTGACCTTCACGCCTGTCACGGTAGACCTCCCTGCGGTCTCCGTGCGAGATCTGATCGTGGCGACAAGCCCGCCGTCACCCGCGTCGTGTGTCCAGAGCCGACACGACGCGGGTTCCTCCCCAGACGCGAGTCCGACGACTCGCGGAGTTTCGATGTTCTTCGCCGATCCGCAGCAGGCGGGTGCCGCCGTCGGACCGGCGGGCGACCGGGCCTATAGGCCGCGACGACCTAGAGCGCGGGCCGCCCGGGGGTTCAGTAGGTCGCCGAACCGCGCCAGCCGCCCGGGTCGACGTCACCGGGGATCGGGGCCGTCGGGTCGTAGGGCGTCCTGGCGAAGATGAACGTGTTCAGGTCCAGGTGGCTCACCGTGCCGTCGGATCGACGGACCACCCGCAGGTGTTCGCCCGCGTAGTAGCCGTCCAGGCCGATCCAGCCGTCGTCGACGGCCCGGAACCGCGAGGTGCGTCCCCGGCCGCCCATCGGGGTCAGGTTCAGCATTCCGTCGGGGAGCAGCCGGAGCACGTACGCCGCAGTGCCCCAGTACCACTCGCCGGTCAGTGCCAGCAGTTCCGGATCGGGCTGCGTCGCCTGCGGCCGCCATTCGGCAGGCACCCTCGGCTCCTGCTCGACGAGGATGTCGAGCAGGCCGATCGCCAGGGCGCCGCCGATGCCGGAGGTGGCGTTGGCCAGGAACACGACGCCGCTCTTCTCGGTGCGATCCGCCCACACCGTGGACAGGAAGCCTGGCATCGATCCGCCGTGTCCGACGAGCCGCCTGCCCTGGTGCCGCAGCAGTTGGAGTCCGAGTCCCTGGCCGGAGCGCCAGCCGTCCCCGTCCTCGACCACCACGGGGTCGGACATCTCGGCGAGGGTGTCCGGGTGCAGGACCTCGGCCGTGTCGCCGCCGAGGAACGTCGACCAGCGGAGCATGTCCGTCACCGTCGACCAGAGCTGGCCCGCCGGTCCCATCGCGCCGCCGTCGTGCGCGGGCTCCGGCAGCAGCACGTCCGCCCACGGGTGCACGGCCCAGCCCTGTGCATGGGGGGCGACGGGCATCGCCGTGGTGCGGGTCAGCTCCAACGGCACGAGGATCTCGCGGTCCAGTGCGGCGAGCCAGTCCTCGCCCCGGATACGCGCCACGATCTCGCCCAGCGCCGCGAAGCCGAGATTCGAGTAGTGGTGCCTGCGGCCTGCTCGATGCGGGGTGGTCTCGGCGCTGAATCGGTCGGCGAGCTCCGACCAGGAGGTGCCCTGGGTCCGCTCCCACCACGGGCCGGGCGGCTCGGCGGTCAGACCGCCCGCGTGCGCCAGCAGGGCCGCGACGGTGCGATCGCCGAACGTGGTGCCGGGCAGGTGCTTCTCGACCGGGTCCGACAGTTGCAGAAGGCCCTCGTCACGCAGTCGCAGCACCAGCACGGCGATGAAGGTCTTGGTGATCGAGCCGATCCGGTACTGGGTGTGCGGCGTGGGCGTCGCGTCGTTCACGCGTCCCCGCGAGCCGGTCCAGACGGTCGTCTCGTCCCGGACGAGACCGGCCACCACCGAGGGCACCCGGCCGTCCCGCTGTTCGGTGGCCAGCCGACGGGTCAACGCCCGTATGGTCGCCGCCGAGGGCACCTGCTCGTGATCCGGACTGTTCACAGGATCGATCATGTTCGGCGCTCACTCTCAGTGTCAAGCCACCAACCAGGATGGCGGTGGCCGAAGTGGCAGGCCGCCGCAGACGACGGGTCGTCAGTCGGTCGGTGGTCGAGGGGACTCCCCATTCCTGGTCATCGCTCACGCCAGAACGATCGCTACCGGACGACGGCTGCGGGCTCTATGAACAGTGATTTCGTCGGCGATGACCGAGACCGCAGCGAAGTGGAAGATCAACGGACTGCGGCGAAAGACCGGTCAGGAGGGCACCGTCGAGGTCGAGTTCGCTCGGCCGGATCACGACGTCCGTCGGCGGCGCAGACGACGGTCCGCCGGAGGATTTCGCTAGCGCTCGGTGAGCATCGGCAGGCCGGGGACCGACCGTCGATGACGAAGCGGCGCAGTTGCGTCGGCAGGCAACGCCGCAGCAGGCACCGCATCACGATCGGTCGAGAACCCCCTCCGGGCCGCGCAGGCGACCCGGAGTCCGCCGATCCCCTCGACCAGCGCGGTCAGTCGTCCGCCATCATCCCGGAGCGCCAGGCCCAGGCGGCGATCTCCACCCGGTTACGGGCGCCGAGCTTCTGCTGGACGGCCGCCAGATGGGTCTTCACCGTGGACAACGACATGAACAGCTCGCCGCCGATCTCGGTGTTCGTACAGCCCCGTGCCACCTCGCGCACCACGTCGATCTCGCGTTCCGTCAGCGCGTCGACGGGCTGACGGACGGTCGACTTGGCCGGGGCGCTGAAATGCTTCAGCAGCCGCACGGTGATCTGCGGAGACACCAGCGCGTCGCCACGCACCGCAGCCTTGATCGCCTCCACCAGCAGCGCGGGGCCCGCGTCCTTCAACAGGAAGCCGCTCGCCCCGCCCGCCAGCGCCGCCGCGACATACTCGTCGAGGTCGAAGGTCGTCACGATCACGACCTTGAGCGGATCGGCGACGTCGGGACCGGCCAGTCTGCGCGCCACCTCGAGGCCGTCCAGCTCCGGCATCCTGATGTCCAGCAGACAGACGTCGGGCCGCAACTCCTGGGCACGACGCAGTGCCTCGACGCCGTTGGGAACGTCCGCGACCAC
The Actinoalloteichus fjordicus DNA segment above includes these coding regions:
- a CDS encoding YciI family protein translates to MARFAVQLVFTSDTERRLGVRPAHRDYLTTLAEKGSLLVAGPWADDTGALLVYDVADENELQRLLHEDPYWPAEVVAEVIIREWTPLIGAWLTAT
- a CDS encoding SRPBCC family protein, with the translated sequence MADSSYDFHTRWLIPAPVGEVADTLFDPADLSRWWPSVYLDVQTLRRAEDGGVGSSYELFTTGRLPYTLRWQLHVESVAEHGCSFTATGDFVGRGVWRLVELGDEKTQVDFTWKIRADKPLLRSSPSWLKPVFEANHDWAMRMGEESLVLELRRRAGDAVPPPRPPTPTSSVLIAAGGAVALTACAAVLVRRAGARRSARHPRSGG
- a CDS encoding FAD-binding oxidoreductase, translating into MTGVKVTGHAALLAELRAVLGRDAVLTDPDVVEGYRRDMMPLASAGHPLAVVLPATTSDVQRIVRAAAAAGVSIVPRGAGSGLSGAANAIDGCLVLSTARMRSIVEIDADNRVAVVEPGVINLQLRGAVEKHGLFYPPDPSSYDWCTIGGNLATNAGGLCCVKYGVTTDSVLGLEVVLADGELLRTGRRTMKGVAGYDLTKLFVGSEGTLGVITKATLALRPLPQAPATLVATFAATETAASAVSRIVREGMVPSLLEIMDAVSIDAVERHLNTELGAGAGSAALLLAQSDVGGDAGRAEIEALERVCTDSGAEFTYSTADLAEGRLLLAARRAVLPALELLGRGLTDDVCVPRTRIGELISGCAAIADRIGLTIAVVGHAGDGNMHPTIVYDPDSAAQEAAARQAFDEILALGLSLGGTITGEHGVGKIKQDWLATEIGPVGLRAHRAVKRALDPENLFNPGSMFSMD
- a CDS encoding DUF3151 domain-containing protein, translated to MTHANLLGPEPTLLPDLPGPQQELDAGTDPATVAAQHPTFSEAWAALAEAALAADESVAAYAYARTGYHRGLDALRRAGWKGHGPVPWEHRPNQGFLRCLAALARAAGAIGEDDEHQRCLTFLADSDPKAPAAVGLA
- the fbaA gene encoding class II fructose-bisphosphate aldolase, which gives rise to MPIATPEVYAEMLDRAKANEFAYPAINVTSSETLNAALRGLAEAESDGIIQVSTGGAEFASGTKVKDMVTGATALAEFAHVVAAKYPVNIALHTDHCPKDKLDGFVRPLLAISQERVDRGENPLFQSHMWDGSAVPVDENLEIAADLLALSAKAKIVLEIEVGVVGGEEDGVDNEINDKLYTSPEDYLKTLDALGSGDRGRYLLAATFGNVHGVYKPGNVKLRPEILKQGQDVVSEKLGLPAGSKPFDLVFHGGSGSLLSEIHESLSYGVVKMNIDTDTQYAFTRPIVSHMFANYDGVLKIDGEVGNKKVYDPRSYLKAAEQGMAARVAHACENLRSAGRMLAG
- a CDS encoding ROK family protein; this translates as MGITREDTRQVVAVDVGGTDIKAALVSVGPESAVALLRRRRRTPRAAIDENAPDDARAAAGARTAELVIEAVSELIDELRAEADGPVHAAGVAVPGIVDEDRGVAVYSANLGWQDAPLRELLRARTDLPVAFGHDIRASGLAEVRLGAARGCRDAVVLPIGTGIAAALLVDGRMLRGGGFAGEIGHVDIGHHERCTCGAVGCVEAVASSAALTRRYAERVGRPVSGAAEVAVQVEAGDPAAVEVWNDALDGLARGILLLVTLLAPEVIVLGGGLALSGDLLVAPLRERLTALISFQRVPVLRTAELGDEAGCLGAALLAAGIQEDR
- a CDS encoding SigE family RNA polymerase sigma factor — its product is MAADRFHPGVGDGRNNPVERTFGHLRTLDSPLPRSGEQQPLTLEDLYRQHRMRMVRLAILLVDDISTAEDVVQEAFTGLHRNWSGLRDATAAVGYLRTAVVNGSRSVLRRRKTAREYTPPHNPNARSAESLAMLTAEHQTVVRALAQLPPRQREVLVLRYYGDLSEAEIAEATGISRGTVKSTASRALDALQAIIRSGR
- a CDS encoding DUF998 domain-containing protein, with product MRDATVADTDHWPAPAVRAVAGLSLLGILLSAIAFTAMHVGFGDGFDAVSQTLSELVYVEGGASLIPISMVTLGLGSLVLLPLLRGSGALDGRLLPVLVGLWGVGLVLCAFFPADLPDAALTFSGWTHRLSACIAFLSLAVAGLIMSERFRDHAIWRPVAGWTRVLGGLTFVQFIVFLLASMPIVTPRLWGAQLFADFLVRGFVERTMLGTQVAMLVLWIGRLIYLTQARRVPAAFVTAARAPEPGPEFLAASDAVKPEPSLVGAVTAGAAAGAGSGVPAAEGQEIERIALDRSTREELLVATGADDPQPAGDRERV
- the nagA gene encoding N-acetylglucosamine-6-phosphate deacetylase, whose amino-acid sequence is MTQAHTTAPRTEVDLVLSGGRVVTAEGVLDDGWVAIAAGRLVEVGQGVAPSAARTEAVDGAWVVPGFVDIHCHGGGGESFSGGSAERVETAIRTHRARGTTTMLGSLVSASVPELARQVGSLAELVEDDLLAGIHLEGPFLSAARCGAHAPELLLPPDRDAVARLLTAGRGSVRMVTLAPELDGAVRAVGQLVDGGAIAALGHTDAVEEQVLPAVAAGATVATHLFNAMRPLHHREPGPIGALLDDERVTVELICDLVHLHPTTVRLAARHAGPARTVLVTDAISATGMGDGQYELGGLRVTVTDGVPLLDGGTLAGSSLTMDVAFRNLVEVCGLTVEEAVAAASARPAAVLGMDKEIGQIAPGHRADLVVLDEQLHVRNVLRRGEVVER